One genomic window of Bactrocera dorsalis isolate Fly_Bdor chromosome 4, ASM2337382v1, whole genome shotgun sequence includes the following:
- the LOC105231984 gene encoding gastrula zinc finger protein XlCGF26.1 isoform X1, whose protein sequence is MQTDITQCGLCLYQDKIVIPLRDDVSKTTADILATVHKFMGLLLTSNDAICVNCWTSVDNFREFCLLIAERQAAEAQQDTALKCSIEKHATENCSANDSVMHKATQNTNVPLNRKDESLKTNENIKTSPKGRLKVQSEEETQLEQQPAIVEVRNGAITLATLALEEQANNVKNRQHSHLQLNKTDLQDTTLQQNQTDTNTEADRDTNTLSDTESVITTSSAQKNGSPRLGDAESQAAEDKLIAEHLQLKCEVCEFEAKCFKALKAHYKRLHNSNGYVVCCEKRFYKRCMLLDHINVHRNPTYFSCTDCNMNFADRMCLRNHMLLKHPQATELPHACAICGARFAKVRFLKKHARRHMNNAAQDAEQQQCAICAKSFANAVRLQEHMKRTHGKSKLFVCKHCGHEVSGKQRYVRHLAQHGAQFESTSAKRRGQGVQCTECDKWLVNKSTLRLHMIRHTDPTSVYACPLCDTKEATRVALNEHKRLCHGIEQQPHVCQVCARNFSTTRRLREHMATHTGEDIYTCNYCDKRFKFSSNLYTHRKWKHPTEWAQDQSGKELESHVCQVCARNFSTKRGLREHMTTHTGEDLYTCNYCDKRFKNNSSLYTHRKRKHPTEWAQDTSGKELGDKH, encoded by the exons ATGCAAACGGACATAACGCAATGCGGCTTGTGTTTATATCAAGATAAAATAGTAATACCCTTGCGCGATGACGTTAGTAAGACTACGGCGGACATTTTGGCTACCGTGCACAAATTTATGGGATTGTTG cttACTAGCAACGATGCTATATGTGTGAATTGCTGGACCAGCGTAGACAATTTTCGCGAATTTTGCTTGCTGATAGCTGAGCGACAGGCGGCGGAGGCGCAGCAAGATACAGCGCTTAAGTGCTCAATCGAAAAGCATGCAACAGAAAATTGCTCTGCGAATGACAGTGTTATGCATAAAGCTACACAAAATACGAATGTTCCCCTAAACCGCAAGGATGAAAGCTTGAAGACAAACGAGAATATAAAAACTAGCCCAAAAGGAAGATTAAAAGTGCAAAGCGAAGAAGAAACACAACTCGAGCAACAACCGGCAATTGTAGAAGTGAGAAATGGTGCCATCACACTGGCGACACTCGCGTTGGAAGAGCAAGCTAACAATGTAAAAAATAGACAGCATTCGCATCTGCAACTCAATAAGACTGATTTGCAAGACACAACACTACAGCAAAACCAAACAGATACAAATACTGAAGCAGACCGCGACACCAACACACTATCTGATACAGAAAGCGTTATAACTACATCGAGCGCACAGAAAAATGGAAGCCCACGGCTTGGCG ATGCCGAAAGTCAGGCCGCAGAGGACAAATTGATTGCTGAGCACCTGCAGCTGAAATGTGAAGTGTGCGAATTTGAAGCGAAATGCTTTAAAGCACTTAAAGCGCACTACAAGCGACTACATAATAGCAACGGTTATGTAGTTTGCTGTGAGAAGCGTTTTTATAAACGCTGCATGTTGTTAGATCATATAAATGTACATCGTAATCCCACATACTTTTC ctgcACCGACTGCAACATGAACTTCGCTGACCGTATGTGCCTGCGTAATCATATGCTGCTGAAGCATCCGCAAGCAACAGAGCTGCCGCACGCGTGCGCAATATGCGGTGCGCGTTTTGCTAAAGTCCGGTTTCTAAAGAAACATGCGCGCAGGCATATGAACAACGCGGCACAGGATGCGGAACAGCAGCAGTGCGCGATTTGCGCGAAGAG CTTTGCGAATGCCGTGCGCCTGCAAGAGCATATGAAGCGTACACACGGCAAAAGCAAGTTATTTGTATGCAAACACTGCGGGCATGAGGTGAGCGGCAAGCAGCGCTATGTGCGTCACTTGGCGCAACACGGCGCGCAGTTTGAGTCCACAAGCGCCAAGCGGCGCGGTCAAGGCGTACAGTGTACCGAGTGCGATAAATGGCTAGTGAACAAATCTACCCTGCGTCTGCATATGATCCGACATACGGACCCTACGAGCGTGTACGCCTGTCCATTGTGTGATACGAAAGAGGCGACGCGTGTAGCACTGAACGAGCACAAGCGTCTGTGCCACGGCATTGAGCAGCAGCCACATGTTTGTCAGGTGTGTGCGCGCAACTTTAGCACAACGCGGCGGTTGCGG gagCATATGGCCACCCACACTGGGGAAGATATCTACACCTGCAACTACTGTGACAAACGTTTTAAGTTCTCTTCCAATTTATACACGCATCGCAAGTGGAAACACCCAACTGAGTGGGCGCAAGATCAGAGCGGCAAGGAGTTAG AGTCACATGTTTGTCAGGTGTGTGCGCGCAACTTCAGCACAAAGCGGGGGTTGCGG gaGCACATGACCACTCATACCGGGGAAGATCTCTACACCTG
- the LOC105231984 gene encoding transcription factor grauzone isoform X4, translating into MQTDITQCGLCLYQDKIVIPLRDDVSKTTADILATVHKFMGLLLTSNDAICVNCWTSVDNFREFCLLIAERQAAEAQQDTALKCSIEKHATENCSANDSVMHKATQNTNVPLNRKDESLKTNENIKTSPKGRLKVQSEEETQLEQQPAIVEVRNGAITLATLALEEQANNVKNRQHSHLQLNKTDLQDTTLQQNQTDTNTEADRDTNTLSDTESVITTSSAQKNGSPRLGDAESQAAEDKLIAEHLQLKCEVCEFEAKCFKALKAHYKRLHNSNGYVVCCEKRFYKRCMLLDHINVHRNPTYFSCTDCNMNFADRMCLRNHMLLKHPQATELPHACAICGARFAKVRFLKKHARRHMNNAAQDAEQQQCAICAKSFANAVRLQEHMKRTHGKSKLFVCKHCGHEVSGKQRYVRHLAQHGAQFESTSAKRRGQGVQCTECDKWLVNKSTLRLHMIRHTDPTSVYACPLCDTKEATRVALNEHKRLCHGIEQQPHVCQVCARNFSTTRRLREHMATHTGEDIYTCNYCDKRFKFSSNLYTHRKWKHPTEWAQDQSGKEVTCLSGAHDHSYRGRSLHLQLL; encoded by the exons ATGCAAACGGACATAACGCAATGCGGCTTGTGTTTATATCAAGATAAAATAGTAATACCCTTGCGCGATGACGTTAGTAAGACTACGGCGGACATTTTGGCTACCGTGCACAAATTTATGGGATTGTTG cttACTAGCAACGATGCTATATGTGTGAATTGCTGGACCAGCGTAGACAATTTTCGCGAATTTTGCTTGCTGATAGCTGAGCGACAGGCGGCGGAGGCGCAGCAAGATACAGCGCTTAAGTGCTCAATCGAAAAGCATGCAACAGAAAATTGCTCTGCGAATGACAGTGTTATGCATAAAGCTACACAAAATACGAATGTTCCCCTAAACCGCAAGGATGAAAGCTTGAAGACAAACGAGAATATAAAAACTAGCCCAAAAGGAAGATTAAAAGTGCAAAGCGAAGAAGAAACACAACTCGAGCAACAACCGGCAATTGTAGAAGTGAGAAATGGTGCCATCACACTGGCGACACTCGCGTTGGAAGAGCAAGCTAACAATGTAAAAAATAGACAGCATTCGCATCTGCAACTCAATAAGACTGATTTGCAAGACACAACACTACAGCAAAACCAAACAGATACAAATACTGAAGCAGACCGCGACACCAACACACTATCTGATACAGAAAGCGTTATAACTACATCGAGCGCACAGAAAAATGGAAGCCCACGGCTTGGCG ATGCCGAAAGTCAGGCCGCAGAGGACAAATTGATTGCTGAGCACCTGCAGCTGAAATGTGAAGTGTGCGAATTTGAAGCGAAATGCTTTAAAGCACTTAAAGCGCACTACAAGCGACTACATAATAGCAACGGTTATGTAGTTTGCTGTGAGAAGCGTTTTTATAAACGCTGCATGTTGTTAGATCATATAAATGTACATCGTAATCCCACATACTTTTC ctgcACCGACTGCAACATGAACTTCGCTGACCGTATGTGCCTGCGTAATCATATGCTGCTGAAGCATCCGCAAGCAACAGAGCTGCCGCACGCGTGCGCAATATGCGGTGCGCGTTTTGCTAAAGTCCGGTTTCTAAAGAAACATGCGCGCAGGCATATGAACAACGCGGCACAGGATGCGGAACAGCAGCAGTGCGCGATTTGCGCGAAGAG CTTTGCGAATGCCGTGCGCCTGCAAGAGCATATGAAGCGTACACACGGCAAAAGCAAGTTATTTGTATGCAAACACTGCGGGCATGAGGTGAGCGGCAAGCAGCGCTATGTGCGTCACTTGGCGCAACACGGCGCGCAGTTTGAGTCCACAAGCGCCAAGCGGCGCGGTCAAGGCGTACAGTGTACCGAGTGCGATAAATGGCTAGTGAACAAATCTACCCTGCGTCTGCATATGATCCGACATACGGACCCTACGAGCGTGTACGCCTGTCCATTGTGTGATACGAAAGAGGCGACGCGTGTAGCACTGAACGAGCACAAGCGTCTGTGCCACGGCATTGAGCAGCAGCCACATGTTTGTCAGGTGTGTGCGCGCAACTTTAGCACAACGCGGCGGTTGCGG gagCATATGGCCACCCACACTGGGGAAGATATCTACACCTGCAACTACTGTGACAAACGTTTTAAGTTCTCTTCCAATTTATACACGCATCGCAAGTGGAAACACCCAACTGAGTGGGCGCAAGATCAGAGCGGCAAGGA AGTCACATGTTTGTCAG gaGCACATGACCACTCATACCGGGGAAGATCTCTACACCTG
- the LOC105231984 gene encoding zinc finger protein 317 isoform X3, producing MQTDITQCGLCLYQDKIVIPLRDDVSKTTADILATVHKFMGLLLTSNDAICVNCWTSVDNFREFCLLIAERQAAEAQQDTALKCSIEKHATENCSANDSVMHKATQNTNVPLNRKDESLKTNENIKTSPKGRLKVQSEEETQLEQQPAIVEVRNGAITLATLALEEQANNVKNRQHSHLQLNKTDLQDTTLQQNQTDTNTEADRDTNTLSDTESVITTSSAQKNGSPRLGDAESQAAEDKLIAEHLQLKCEVCEFEAKCFKALKAHYKRLHNSNGYVVCCEKRFYKRCMLLDHINVHRNPTYFSCTDCNMNFADRMCLRNHMLLKHPQATELPHACAICGARFAKVRFLKKHARRHMNNAAQDAEQQQCAICAKSFANAVRLQEHMKRTHGKSKLFVCKHCGHEVSGKQRYVRHLAQHGAQFESTSAKRRGQGVQCTECDKWLVNKSTLRLHMIRHTDPTSVYACPLCDTKEATRVALNEHKRLCHGIEQQPHVCQVCARNFSTTRRLREHMATHTGEDIYTCNYCDKRFKFSSNLYTHRKWKHPTEWAQDQSGKEVTCLSGVCAQLQHKAGVAGAHDHSYRGRSLHLQLL from the exons ATGCAAACGGACATAACGCAATGCGGCTTGTGTTTATATCAAGATAAAATAGTAATACCCTTGCGCGATGACGTTAGTAAGACTACGGCGGACATTTTGGCTACCGTGCACAAATTTATGGGATTGTTG cttACTAGCAACGATGCTATATGTGTGAATTGCTGGACCAGCGTAGACAATTTTCGCGAATTTTGCTTGCTGATAGCTGAGCGACAGGCGGCGGAGGCGCAGCAAGATACAGCGCTTAAGTGCTCAATCGAAAAGCATGCAACAGAAAATTGCTCTGCGAATGACAGTGTTATGCATAAAGCTACACAAAATACGAATGTTCCCCTAAACCGCAAGGATGAAAGCTTGAAGACAAACGAGAATATAAAAACTAGCCCAAAAGGAAGATTAAAAGTGCAAAGCGAAGAAGAAACACAACTCGAGCAACAACCGGCAATTGTAGAAGTGAGAAATGGTGCCATCACACTGGCGACACTCGCGTTGGAAGAGCAAGCTAACAATGTAAAAAATAGACAGCATTCGCATCTGCAACTCAATAAGACTGATTTGCAAGACACAACACTACAGCAAAACCAAACAGATACAAATACTGAAGCAGACCGCGACACCAACACACTATCTGATACAGAAAGCGTTATAACTACATCGAGCGCACAGAAAAATGGAAGCCCACGGCTTGGCG ATGCCGAAAGTCAGGCCGCAGAGGACAAATTGATTGCTGAGCACCTGCAGCTGAAATGTGAAGTGTGCGAATTTGAAGCGAAATGCTTTAAAGCACTTAAAGCGCACTACAAGCGACTACATAATAGCAACGGTTATGTAGTTTGCTGTGAGAAGCGTTTTTATAAACGCTGCATGTTGTTAGATCATATAAATGTACATCGTAATCCCACATACTTTTC ctgcACCGACTGCAACATGAACTTCGCTGACCGTATGTGCCTGCGTAATCATATGCTGCTGAAGCATCCGCAAGCAACAGAGCTGCCGCACGCGTGCGCAATATGCGGTGCGCGTTTTGCTAAAGTCCGGTTTCTAAAGAAACATGCGCGCAGGCATATGAACAACGCGGCACAGGATGCGGAACAGCAGCAGTGCGCGATTTGCGCGAAGAG CTTTGCGAATGCCGTGCGCCTGCAAGAGCATATGAAGCGTACACACGGCAAAAGCAAGTTATTTGTATGCAAACACTGCGGGCATGAGGTGAGCGGCAAGCAGCGCTATGTGCGTCACTTGGCGCAACACGGCGCGCAGTTTGAGTCCACAAGCGCCAAGCGGCGCGGTCAAGGCGTACAGTGTACCGAGTGCGATAAATGGCTAGTGAACAAATCTACCCTGCGTCTGCATATGATCCGACATACGGACCCTACGAGCGTGTACGCCTGTCCATTGTGTGATACGAAAGAGGCGACGCGTGTAGCACTGAACGAGCACAAGCGTCTGTGCCACGGCATTGAGCAGCAGCCACATGTTTGTCAGGTGTGTGCGCGCAACTTTAGCACAACGCGGCGGTTGCGG gagCATATGGCCACCCACACTGGGGAAGATATCTACACCTGCAACTACTGTGACAAACGTTTTAAGTTCTCTTCCAATTTATACACGCATCGCAAGTGGAAACACCCAACTGAGTGGGCGCAAGATCAGAGCGGCAAGGA AGTCACATGTTTGTCAGGTGTGTGCGCGCAACTTCAGCACAAAGCGGGGGTTGCGG gaGCACATGACCACTCATACCGGGGAAGATCTCTACACCTG
- the LOC105231984 gene encoding gastrula zinc finger protein XlCGF26.1 isoform X2 → MQTDITQCGLCLYQDKIVIPLRDDVSKTTADILATVHKFMGLLLTSNDAICVNCWTSVDNFREFCLLIAERQAAEAQQDTALKCSIEKHATENCSANDSVMHKATQNTNVPLNRKDESLKTNENIKTSPKGRLKVQSEEETQLEQQPAIVEVRNGAITLATLALEEQANNVKNRQHSHLQLNKTDLQDTTLQQNQTDTNTEADRDTNTLSDTESVITTSSAQKNGSPRLGDAESQAAEDKLIAEHLQLKCEVCEFEAKCFKALKAHYKRLHNSNGYVVCCEKRFYKRCMLLDHINVHRNPTYFSCTDCNMNFADRMCLRNHMLLKHPQATELPHACAICGARFAKVRFLKKHARRHMNNAAQDAEQQQCAICAKSFANAVRLQEHMKRTHGKSKLFVCKHCGHEVSGKQRYVRHLAQHGAQFESTSAKRRGQGVQCTECDKWLVNKSTLRLHMIRHTDPTSVYACPLCDTKEATRVALNEHKRLCHGIEQQPHVCQVCARNFSTTRRLREHMATHTGEDIYTCNYCDKRFKFSSNLYTHRKWKHPTEWAQDQSGKELESHVCQEHMTTHTGEDLYTCNYCDKRFKNNSSLYTHRKRKHPTEWAQDTSGKELGDKH, encoded by the exons ATGCAAACGGACATAACGCAATGCGGCTTGTGTTTATATCAAGATAAAATAGTAATACCCTTGCGCGATGACGTTAGTAAGACTACGGCGGACATTTTGGCTACCGTGCACAAATTTATGGGATTGTTG cttACTAGCAACGATGCTATATGTGTGAATTGCTGGACCAGCGTAGACAATTTTCGCGAATTTTGCTTGCTGATAGCTGAGCGACAGGCGGCGGAGGCGCAGCAAGATACAGCGCTTAAGTGCTCAATCGAAAAGCATGCAACAGAAAATTGCTCTGCGAATGACAGTGTTATGCATAAAGCTACACAAAATACGAATGTTCCCCTAAACCGCAAGGATGAAAGCTTGAAGACAAACGAGAATATAAAAACTAGCCCAAAAGGAAGATTAAAAGTGCAAAGCGAAGAAGAAACACAACTCGAGCAACAACCGGCAATTGTAGAAGTGAGAAATGGTGCCATCACACTGGCGACACTCGCGTTGGAAGAGCAAGCTAACAATGTAAAAAATAGACAGCATTCGCATCTGCAACTCAATAAGACTGATTTGCAAGACACAACACTACAGCAAAACCAAACAGATACAAATACTGAAGCAGACCGCGACACCAACACACTATCTGATACAGAAAGCGTTATAACTACATCGAGCGCACAGAAAAATGGAAGCCCACGGCTTGGCG ATGCCGAAAGTCAGGCCGCAGAGGACAAATTGATTGCTGAGCACCTGCAGCTGAAATGTGAAGTGTGCGAATTTGAAGCGAAATGCTTTAAAGCACTTAAAGCGCACTACAAGCGACTACATAATAGCAACGGTTATGTAGTTTGCTGTGAGAAGCGTTTTTATAAACGCTGCATGTTGTTAGATCATATAAATGTACATCGTAATCCCACATACTTTTC ctgcACCGACTGCAACATGAACTTCGCTGACCGTATGTGCCTGCGTAATCATATGCTGCTGAAGCATCCGCAAGCAACAGAGCTGCCGCACGCGTGCGCAATATGCGGTGCGCGTTTTGCTAAAGTCCGGTTTCTAAAGAAACATGCGCGCAGGCATATGAACAACGCGGCACAGGATGCGGAACAGCAGCAGTGCGCGATTTGCGCGAAGAG CTTTGCGAATGCCGTGCGCCTGCAAGAGCATATGAAGCGTACACACGGCAAAAGCAAGTTATTTGTATGCAAACACTGCGGGCATGAGGTGAGCGGCAAGCAGCGCTATGTGCGTCACTTGGCGCAACACGGCGCGCAGTTTGAGTCCACAAGCGCCAAGCGGCGCGGTCAAGGCGTACAGTGTACCGAGTGCGATAAATGGCTAGTGAACAAATCTACCCTGCGTCTGCATATGATCCGACATACGGACCCTACGAGCGTGTACGCCTGTCCATTGTGTGATACGAAAGAGGCGACGCGTGTAGCACTGAACGAGCACAAGCGTCTGTGCCACGGCATTGAGCAGCAGCCACATGTTTGTCAGGTGTGTGCGCGCAACTTTAGCACAACGCGGCGGTTGCGG gagCATATGGCCACCCACACTGGGGAAGATATCTACACCTGCAACTACTGTGACAAACGTTTTAAGTTCTCTTCCAATTTATACACGCATCGCAAGTGGAAACACCCAACTGAGTGGGCGCAAGATCAGAGCGGCAAGGAGTTAG AGTCACATGTTTGTCAG gaGCACATGACCACTCATACCGGGGAAGATCTCTACACCTG